A window of Motilibacter peucedani genomic DNA:
ATCGCCGGAGCGCTGCAGGTCTTCGTGCAGGCGCTCCGCTCCGGCGAGACGCCCTCGGGCGAGGTGCACGAGAACGTCATGAGCCTGGCCATGGTCGAAGCCGCGGTGCAGTCCGCGGGAGCCGGACGTGCGGTGCGGCTCGACGACGTCCTGGAGCGGGCGTACGACGAGGCGCTGCAGGCGGAGCAGCGTGAGGACGTGCGCGCGGCGCTCACCGGCTGGTCGTCGGTACGCGCGGCGCTCGCCGGGGTGCGGTAGCCGAGGAGGCGCAGATGGAGCTGGCGCAGGAGATGTTCGCGCAGTGCGTGGCAGAGGAGCAGTCTGCGCGCTGGGTCTCGACTGACGACGAGGCGTCGCGGCTCCGCGCAGAGCTGCGACGCCTCGCCCGGGCTGCAGGCGTTCGAGTGCGCACGGCTCGTGCGGGCGACTCGGTCGTCGTCGTTCGGCTGGACGCAGCGGTGTGGGACGAGGACGCGACCAGCATGCGGCGGAAGCTGACGCCGCACGTCGACCGGTAGGGGTCCACAGCATCTGGGTCGAACGCACTACTGGCACCCGTGCGTGTTGTAGGCATGCGAGTGCTTGGTCGTAGGGCCTTCACGGGCTTGGATGGTGGCCACACCGGACGACTGCACTTGCATTGACGCGTCGGCGTCGAGGTCCGCCATGATGGTGCCGTGGACTTGCTCCGGGACGTCTTGGGGTTCGTGGCTGCGGTGGCTCTCGGTGCCGCGGGGTTTGCTTGGGTCGTCGCGCGGCGTGGGCGGGCGATGGCCCGGGAGAGTCGCGTCGAGTGCGGATTCCGAGTGATGGACGGATCTCATGCCGGGCTCTCTCGTCGATGGCGGCACGGAGCGGCAGATCTGGACACGGGATATGTCCGCTTCACGCCCTTTGTGGGCGGCTTGCGCTTCTTGCGGCGCCCGTCTGTTGTCATCGAACTGGACGGCATCGAGACAGGTGAACCACGCCGCCCAGAGCTTCGAGAGGCAGTGTTCCTCAGTCCAGGTGCCAGAGTGGTCGCCGTGCGCAGCAGCGGTGCGCGACTCGAATGGGCGCTTCCGGTCGAGCGGCTCGACTGGGCGGTGGCGGCGGTGGATCGCTGACTGTCGCTCGGCGCAAGCGCGGGACTTGTGTGGAAGGCGACGTTGGTGACCTTGGCGGCCCGATCGCGGCGACGCTAGGCGCGAGAAGGTCTCAAGCCATGGCTATTCGACGCGCCGGCGGGGCTGTTGGTTGCGGTAGGAGGCGTAGGTGACCCAGGTCGCGCCAGC
This region includes:
- a CDS encoding DUF2550 family protein, with the translated sequence MALGAAGFAWVVARRGRAMARESRVECGFRVMDGSHAGLSRRWRHGAADLDTGYVRFTPFVGGLRFLRRPSVVIELDGIETGEPRRPELREAVFLSPGARVVAVRSSGARLEWALPVERLDWAVAAVDR